In Oscillatoria salina IIICB1, the following proteins share a genomic window:
- a CDS encoding HlyD family efflux transporter periplasmic adaptor subunit: MGDRANSKETVFAKPGKRWAIALSIVGAIATTAVAVYSLNFASKPFSSTTQTVSETAEINAVTALGRIEPLGEVTKLSAPISLSGARVEKLNVEEGDLVETNEIIAILDNHSRLQAAVESAEKDISVAEANLSKIKAGAKLGDIQAQQATIERLNAQLSGEITAQEASLARLIAELEGEKLELNAKIAALESELANARIESERYELLAANGVVSQSALDLRRLNLDTARENLNEAKASQSRIVATLSQQIQETQANLTRTRNTLEKQIQEAQANLASISEVRPVDIKQAQAELEKAIATYKQAQADLEQAYVRAPFSGQILEINTRPGESVSEGDGIVELAQTSQMLAIAEVYESDIGKVKIGQSAIIESENGAFSKQIKGTVNQISLQIGKQDVLDTDPAADVDARVVEVKILLNPEDSQLVAHLTNAKVFVKILI, encoded by the coding sequence ATGGGCGATCGAGCAAACTCCAAAGAAACGGTATTTGCAAAACCAGGAAAGCGATGGGCGATCGCGCTTTCAATAGTCGGTGCGATCGCTACTACTGCTGTTGCTGTTTACAGTCTTAATTTTGCTTCTAAGCCATTTTCTTCTACCACGCAAACAGTTAGCGAAACTGCTGAAATTAATGCAGTAACAGCGTTAGGGCGGATCGAACCTCTCGGAGAGGTAACCAAACTATCAGCCCCCATTTCTTTATCCGGAGCCAGAGTAGAAAAGTTAAATGTAGAAGAAGGCGATCTTGTCGAAACTAACGAAATTATCGCGATTTTAGACAATCACTCTCGCTTACAAGCAGCAGTAGAAAGTGCTGAAAAAGATATTAGCGTCGCTGAAGCTAATTTGTCAAAAATTAAAGCAGGAGCGAAACTTGGAGATATTCAAGCCCAACAAGCAACTATCGAACGTCTAAACGCTCAATTAAGCGGCGAAATTACCGCTCAAGAAGCTAGTTTAGCAAGATTAATCGCTGAATTAGAAGGAGAAAAATTAGAACTTAATGCTAAAATTGCTGCCTTAGAATCTGAGCTAGCAAATGCTCGAATCGAGTCGGAACGTTACGAACTTTTAGCAGCAAATGGAGTAGTTTCTCAATCAGCTTTGGATTTACGCCGTCTTAATTTAGACACAGCTAGAGAAAACTTAAATGAAGCTAAAGCAAGCCAAAGTCGGATCGTAGCAACTTTATCCCAACAAATTCAAGAAACCCAAGCTAATTTAACTCGAACGAGAAATACTTTAGAAAAGCAAATTCAAGAAGCGCAAGCCAATTTAGCCAGTATTTCCGAAGTACGTCCCGTAGATATTAAACAAGCCCAAGCAGAATTAGAAAAAGCGATCGCTACTTACAAACAAGCCCAAGCTGACTTAGAACAAGCATACGTCAGAGCGCCCTTTAGCGGTCAAATTCTCGAAATTAACACTCGTCCCGGAGAATCTGTCAGCGAAGGTGACGGAATTGTTGAGTTAGCCCAAACCTCACAAATGCTGGCGATCGCGGAAGTTTACGAAAGCGATATCGGGAAAGTAAAAATTGGACAGTCAGCCATTATCGAAAGCGAAAATGGGGCTTTCAGTAAACAAATAAAAGGAACTGTTAACCAAATTAGCTTACAAATTGGCAAGCAAGACGTTCTCGATACCGATCCTGCTGCTGATGTTGATGCTAGAGTTGTTGAAGTTAAAATTCTCCTTAATCCTGAAGATAGCCAACTTGTTGCTCATTTAACTAATGCTAAAGTGTTTGTCAAAATTCTGATTTAA
- a CDS encoding helix-turn-helix domain-containing protein: MKNINQALGKVLAKYRTTLKISQEELADRAGIHRTYVSQIERGLKSPTLSVLFDISKALDLPASRMIDEIEKEINELED, from the coding sequence ATGAAAAATATTAATCAAGCTCTAGGTAAAGTTTTAGCTAAATATAGGACAACTCTAAAAATTTCACAGGAAGAACTTGCCGATCGAGCAGGAATTCATCGTACATATGTTAGTCAAATTGAGCGAGGATTAAAGTCACCAACTCTATCTGTTTTATTTGACATCTCCAAAGCTCTCGATCTACCAGCTAGTCGCATGATTGATGAGATAGAGAAAGAGATAAATGAGTTAGAGGACTAA
- the devC gene encoding ABC transporter permease DevC, giving the protein MKIPLAWLQLTHEKIRLLVALAGIAFADILMFMQLGFRDALFESSVILTKQFRGDIFLLNPQSDTLVALETFSERRLYQALSVEGVATVSPIYLNFAIWKNPITRDTRAIQVIGFNPVDDIINLPGVRNNLDVIKLPDVVLFDELSRPEYGAIAELFNQGKTITTEVAERRIKVKGLFALGASFGADGNIITSDVNFLRLFPEREKGLIDIGVINLQPEANLELVLTGLKAELPEDVVVFSREEFITHEKNYWQNSTAIGFVFTLGTIMGFIVGTVIVYQILYTDVADHLPEYATLKAMGYTDFYLLVVVFQEAIILALVGYLPGFSVALLLYFMAANATSLPMAMTIFKAIMVLILTIIMCLVSGAISVRKLNSADPADIF; this is encoded by the coding sequence ATGAAAATTCCCTTAGCTTGGTTACAACTAACTCATGAAAAAATTCGCTTGTTAGTAGCACTTGCGGGTATTGCTTTTGCCGATATTTTAATGTTTATGCAGTTAGGTTTTCGCGATGCTTTATTTGAAAGTTCGGTAATTTTAACTAAACAGTTTCGTGGTGACATTTTTTTACTTAATCCTCAATCTGATACTTTAGTTGCTTTAGAAACTTTTTCTGAGCGACGTTTGTATCAAGCACTGAGCGTTGAAGGAGTTGCTACTGTTAGTCCAATTTACCTCAATTTTGCGATTTGGAAAAATCCCATTACTCGCGATACTCGTGCAATTCAAGTAATCGGATTCAATCCAGTTGATGATATTATTAATCTGCCAGGAGTACGAAATAATCTGGATGTGATTAAGTTACCAGATGTGGTTTTGTTTGACGAACTTTCTCGACCTGAGTACGGTGCGATCGCTGAATTATTCAACCAAGGAAAAACTATAACTACAGAAGTAGCAGAACGTCGGATAAAAGTCAAGGGATTGTTTGCTTTGGGTGCATCTTTTGGGGCTGATGGTAATATTATTACCAGCGACGTGAATTTTTTGCGTTTATTTCCAGAACGAGAAAAAGGTTTAATTGATATTGGGGTAATTAACTTACAACCAGAAGCAAATTTAGAATTAGTTCTGACAGGTTTGAAAGCAGAATTACCAGAAGATGTAGTTGTTTTTAGTCGCGAAGAATTTATCACCCATGAAAAAAATTATTGGCAAAATAGTACGGCAATAGGCTTTGTTTTTACGTTAGGAACTATTATGGGCTTTATTGTCGGTACAGTCATAGTTTATCAAATTCTTTATACCGATGTTGCCGATCATTTACCTGAATATGCAACTTTAAAAGCGATGGGTTATACAGATTTTTATTTATTAGTTGTCGTGTTTCAAGAAGCCATTATTTTAGCTTTGGTCGGCTATTTGCCAGGTTTTTCAGTCGCTTTATTGCTTTATTTTATGGCAGCTAATGCAACTAGCTTACCAATGGCGATGACAATTTTCAAAGCTATAATGGTTTTGATTTTAACTATAATTATGTGTTTAGTATCTGGAGCAATTTCAGTCCGCAAGCTGAATTCAGCCGATCCCGCCGATATTTTTTAA